One window of Atribacter laminatus genomic DNA carries:
- a CDS encoding carbohydrate ABC transporter permease, whose product MAEINRTKNIITVCIVVVVLALIIWPFIYIFISSFKPLKEIMSRASFLPVEPTLKNYQTLLFARTPVRDFPRFLFNSLYVSVFTAFFSLVISSISGYGIARNRRLRAGLISKFLLFIYVFPTVVLLVPIYKLFTSMGLYDNLFGLIIIYTALVSPFCTWLLVSFFENIPRELEESAGIDGAGTFTTFTRIVIPLASPGLVTAGAYSFITAWGEYMFALILMSSNLKKTGPLGLATFTAEQYIEWGPLLSGSILIMIPVFILFMPVSGYFIKGFTAGAVKE is encoded by the coding sequence TTGGCAGAAATCAACCGGACAAAAAATATTATAACCGTATGCATTGTCGTAGTGGTCCTTGCGCTCATTATATGGCCTTTTATATATATATTCATTTCTTCATTTAAACCTTTAAAAGAAATCATGTCTCGGGCTTCTTTTTTGCCGGTTGAACCAACTTTAAAAAATTATCAAACCCTGTTATTTGCCCGAACACCAGTCAGAGATTTTCCCCGGTTTTTGTTCAATAGTCTTTATGTATCTGTCTTTACTGCTTTTTTCTCTCTCGTAATATCATCGATCAGCGGTTATGGTATTGCCCGGAATCGAAGGCTTCGTGCTGGTTTGATTTCAAAATTTCTCCTTTTTATTTATGTCTTCCCAACTGTTGTTCTTTTAGTTCCAATTTACAAACTTTTTACCTCTATGGGCCTTTATGACAACTTGTTTGGCCTCATTATCATATATACTGCATTAGTATCCCCTTTCTGTACCTGGCTGTTGGTATCTTTCTTTGAAAATATTCCTAGAGAACTGGAAGAATCTGCCGGAATTGATGGAGCTGGTACTTTTACTACTTTCACTCGAATTGTTATTCCACTAGCTTCACCCGGTTTGGTGACTGCAGGAGCCTATTCTTTTATTACCGCTTGGGGTGAATATATGTTTGCTTTAATTCTCATGAGCTCGAATTTAAAAAAGACTGGGCCTTTGGGATTAGCAACATTTACTGCTGAACAATATATTGAATGGGGACCATTGCTCTCCGGATCGATTCTTATTATGATACCAGTATTTATCCTTTTCATGCCGGTATCAGGTTATTTCATTAAAGGATTCACAGCAGGAGCAGTAAAAGAATAA
- a CDS encoding AtpZ/AtpI family protein, which yields MRKTRRGFDENIWKNFGQIWDISWMTVAPIILGLFLGQYLDREYPKGFSWTLSMLILGIFFAFYNLYQFFDKEIKKYEKKDKKNEHDNQSHH from the coding sequence ATGAGAAAAACACGTAGGGGTTTCGATGAAAATATCTGGAAAAATTTTGGGCAAATCTGGGATATCTCTTGGATGACAGTTGCACCTATAATCTTAGGACTATTTTTAGGTCAATACTTGGATCGAGAGTATCCAAAAGGATTTTCCTGGACGCTTTCAATGCTCATTTTAGGAATTTTTTTTGCTTTTTATAACCTTTACCAGTTTTTTGACAAAGAAATAAAAAAATACGAAAAAAAAGATAAAAAAAATGAACACGATAATCAAAGCCATCATTAG
- a CDS encoding cupin domain-containing protein codes for MDNILIKSFDIADETKKLSKMKFEIMKLDGYTFNKQTYQPGWRWSQDVKPQVKTDWCEMTHVGILISGQLHIKFSDGTEKDLKPNDVVIISPGHDGWVIGDEPAVFITIEQNK; via the coding sequence ATGGACAATATTCTCATTAAAAGTTTTGATATTGCAGATGAAACCAAAAAACTGTCCAAGATGAAATTCGAAATTATGAAATTGGATGGATATACTTTTAACAAACAAACCTATCAACCAGGTTGGCGTTGGTCTCAAGATGTAAAACCTCAGGTTAAAACGGATTGGTGTGAAATGACTCACGTTGGGATATTGATTTCAGGACAACTTCACATAAAGTTTTCCGATGGAACCGAAAAGGACCTGAAACCAAATGATGTAGTCATTATCTCACCTGGTCACGATGGTTGGGTAATAGGAGACGAACCGGCAGTATTTATTACTATTGAGCAAAATAAATGA
- a CDS encoding AAA family ATPase: protein MEQLKSEIIKNHFDIVIIDTYDLFFPMDKEDDNGKINKNIIGPLLTIARGTGVAIILVHHCSKGALERDKTQRGRGASVLNNHAHVLINLETTQDEEILKLDVVKNRFMPNVCVYLKKVCGEFEVVDRPDYEFTKTQLAEKCILKVLEKGEQQLKDILYEVENMGISEKTGRLVLTTLQTSGKIIRSSYGKYCEAGNSEKLPSCQNMAIQSEENLVIQVGNDLVNYQVPQNQLGNTKDDYQVPLPGFLGSTKHLKPQLGNLVTQLDDKDNTSNNKTTSKEENLSKIPPPREEPVKTTEKKNPLKEVTI from the coding sequence ATGGAACAGTTGAAAAGTGAAATAATTAAAAACCATTTTGACATAGTAATCATTGACACTTACGACCTCTTCTTTCCCATGGATAAAGAGGACGATAACGGAAAAATCAATAAAAATATCATCGGACCTTTACTCACTATTGCCCGGGGAACTGGAGTAGCGATAATCTTAGTTCATCATTGTTCAAAAGGCGCATTGGAGCGTGACAAAACCCAAAGAGGCCGGGGAGCGAGTGTACTCAATAATCATGCCCACGTTCTAATTAACTTAGAAACGACCCAGGATGAGGAAATACTTAAACTGGATGTTGTGAAAAACCGTTTTATGCCTAATGTATGTGTGTATCTCAAGAAGGTTTGCGGTGAATTTGAGGTGGTAGACCGGCCGGACTATGAATTTACTAAAACCCAATTGGCCGAGAAATGCATTTTAAAGGTTTTGGAAAAAGGAGAACAGCAATTAAAGGACATCCTTTATGAAGTGGAAAATATGGGAATATCAGAAAAGACCGGGCGGTTGGTTTTAACTACCTTACAAACTTCGGGGAAAATAATTAGAAGCAGTTACGGAAAATATTGCGAAGCGGGGAATTCAGAAAAATTACCAAGTTGCCAAAATATGGCTATACAAAGCGAAGAAAACCTGGTAATCCAAGTTGGTAATGACTTGGTAAATTACCAAGTTCCTCAAAACCAACTTGGTAATACAAAAGATGATTACCAAGTTCCATTACCAGGTTTTTTAGGCTCTACAAAGCACCTTAAACCCCAACTTGGTAATTTGGTAACACAATTAGACGATAAAGATAATACCTCAAACAATAAAACAACCTCCAAGGAAGAAAACCTTTCTAAAATTCCTCCTCCCAGAGAAGAACCAGTGAAAACAACCGAGAAAAAGAATCCATTAAAAGAAGTAACGATATGA
- a CDS encoding helix-turn-helix transcriptional regulator translates to MVNKMKFLRLSRGMKTWELGARVGCGEVFLNGVENERIKASSELLKKISNELGTTKEELFERVEIKAVGVK, encoded by the coding sequence ATGGTGAACAAAATGAAATTTCTCCGGTTAAGTCGGGGGATGAAAACTTGGGAATTAGGAGCCCGGGTAGGGTGTGGTGAAGTTTTTTTGAACGGTGTTGAAAATGAAAGGATAAAGGCGAGCTCTGAATTGTTAAAGAAAATTTCAAATGAGCTTGGAACTACAAAAGAAGAATTGTTTGAAAGAGTAGAAATTAAAGCGGTGGGAGTCAAGTAA
- a CDS encoding transposase gives MVQEAFINGVSTLKNGAPRSKLRDSNPSFAGQGSEITKDLNEQVEWFRTRPLEKEYPVIWVDALYEKVRCERHVISMAVAVVQGLTSEGNREILEVESLIA, from the coding sequence GTGGTTCAAGAAGCCTTTATCAATGGTGTTTCCACCTTAAAAAATGGAGCGCCTCGCTCAAAGCTTAGGGATTCAAATCCCTCTTTTGCTGGTCAAGGATCAGAAATCACCAAAGATCTCAACGAACAAGTCGAATGGTTCCGTACCCGTCCTTTGGAAAAAGAATACCCAGTCATTTGGGTTGATGCCCTCTACGAGAAAGTTCGCTGTGAAAGACACGTCATCAGCATGGCGGTAGCTGTTGTCCAAGGTCTGACCAGCGAGGGAAATCGAGAGATCCTGGAGGTCGAATCCTTGATAGCTTGA
- a CDS encoding mechanosensitive ion channel family protein produces MLNLLHDSFWMILFFAIAIFIGYFVHFILFRILKRITDYTTINLDKYLVKHLKDPVRLFFIIIAIRTAISLLQTPISPEIYAFLQSFLYFITLFAIGWSIVKLISVFEDFLIQKYRMDEKDNLFARKIHTQFMVFKHLGIIIVAIVIISVALLRFESVRTLGTGLLTSVGIMGIVVGLAAQKTGAALIAGIQIAFSQPIRIDDVVIVENEWGRVEEINFTYVVVKIWDSRRLIVPTSYFLEHPFENWTKTSSDMLGTVFLYVDYRLPVDELRHELLNILDQSPWWDKRVSALQVTDSKETTMELRALMSVADSSSAWELRCEVREKLITFIQKNYPECLPRLRITAESISKYAEE; encoded by the coding sequence ATGTTAAATCTATTGCATGATTCCTTTTGGATGATTCTCTTTTTTGCGATCGCTATTTTCATTGGATATTTCGTACACTTTATTTTATTTCGAATCCTCAAGAGAATAACAGACTATACAACGATTAACTTAGATAAGTATTTGGTTAAACACTTAAAAGATCCTGTGCGATTATTTTTTATAATAATTGCAATCCGAACTGCTATTTCACTTTTGCAGACTCCTATTTCTCCAGAAATCTATGCATTTCTTCAATCTTTCCTTTATTTTATTACCCTTTTTGCTATTGGCTGGTCAATCGTGAAATTGATCTCGGTTTTTGAGGACTTTCTAATTCAAAAATATCGCATGGATGAAAAAGATAATCTTTTTGCCCGTAAAATACATACTCAATTTATGGTATTTAAACATCTTGGCATCATTATTGTAGCCATTGTCATCATATCAGTTGCTTTGTTGCGTTTTGAGAGCGTACGGACCTTAGGAACAGGCCTTTTAACCTCAGTAGGGATAATGGGTATTGTTGTTGGTCTTGCAGCTCAAAAAACTGGAGCGGCGTTAATCGCTGGTATTCAGATTGCGTTTTCTCAACCGATACGGATTGATGATGTGGTCATTGTTGAGAATGAGTGGGGTCGAGTTGAAGAAATCAATTTTACTTATGTGGTTGTTAAAATATGGGATTCAAGACGTCTAATTGTTCCTACCAGCTATTTTTTGGAGCATCCTTTTGAAAACTGGACAAAAACATCATCAGATATGTTAGGGACAGTATTTCTCTATGTAGATTATCGCCTTCCCGTTGACGAGCTCCGCCATGAGCTTTTAAATATATTAGACCAATCACCTTGGTGGGATAAAAGAGTCAGTGCCCTTCAAGTTACCGATAGCAAAGAAACGACAATGGAGCTAAGAGCCTTGATGAGTGTTGCCGACTCTTCTTCCGCCTGGGAATTACGTTGCGAAGTTCGGGAAAAGCTTATTACCTTCATTCAAAAAAATTATCCCGAATGTCTTCCTCGCTTAAGAATCACTGCCGAATCAATTAGCAAATATGCTGAGGAGTAA
- a CDS encoding carbohydrate ABC transporter permease: protein MLKIRKNEIQQYLFLLPVFIVVLVIFAYPYIRNLIYSFYDISFGGAESNYIGLKNYTYLLSSGFFWESLGKSLYWTFGNLIIQLIVPLFLAILLNIKMKGIHFARSLVMLPWIAPTVAVAVCMRWMLLPRIGIINAFLSSIGLMEKQIHFLGNNTTAMPALILLNSWKFLPFGTLMILAALQAIPVSVFEAAEVDGATGFQKFRFVTFPLLGSMIWFVGFLAFAWNFNTFDFIWLTTQGGPGTATQTLPVLIYRTAFKTFRLGEASAATVFIGIFLIILGFFYFSYLTPKERQ, encoded by the coding sequence ATGCTTAAAATTCGGAAAAATGAAATACAGCAATACTTATTCTTGCTCCCGGTTTTTATTGTGGTCTTGGTAATTTTTGCTTATCCATATATTCGAAATTTAATTTACTCTTTCTATGATATTTCCTTTGGAGGTGCCGAATCTAATTACATAGGACTAAAAAATTATACCTACCTTCTGAGTAGTGGCTTTTTCTGGGAATCTTTAGGGAAAAGTCTTTATTGGACTTTCGGCAATCTAATTATTCAGTTGATTGTACCCCTTTTCTTGGCGATCTTACTGAACATAAAAATGAAAGGAATTCATTTTGCTCGATCACTGGTAATGCTCCCCTGGATTGCACCTACCGTTGCAGTTGCAGTCTGTATGAGATGGATGTTACTTCCTAGAATTGGCATAATTAATGCTTTTTTGTCTTCGATTGGTTTAATGGAGAAACAAATTCATTTTTTAGGTAACAATACCACAGCCATGCCTGCTCTCATTCTTCTCAACTCCTGGAAGTTTCTTCCTTTTGGAACTTTGATGATTTTAGCTGCCCTGCAAGCTATCCCTGTGAGTGTTTTTGAAGCAGCTGAGGTGGATGGGGCCACCGGTTTTCAAAAATTTCGTTTTGTTACCTTTCCGCTTCTCGGCTCAATGATCTGGTTTGTTGGATTCCTAGCATTCGCCTGGAATTTTAATACGTTTGATTTTATTTGGTTAACGACTCAGGGAGGTCCTGGAACGGCAACCCAAACCTTACCAGTTTTAATCTACCGAACTGCCTTTAAGACCTTCCGTTTGGGAGAAGCATCAGCAGCAACAGTTTTCATTGGTATCTTTTTAATTATTCTTGGTTTTTTCTATTTTAGTTATCTTACTCCGAAAGAAAGGCAATAA
- a CDS encoding tyrosine-type recombinase/integrase, with amino-acid sequence MGRTLRLIEVLTWREYLSEFITEKKIQGCRERTIKDYQHHIPRFFKNSPDCLDDYYLLSQEVSKYFAVSDIAPATFNIRRKYLKCFFSYLVKIGVIPNNPIDFPVRKDEYKARNISQELLMELLKKPDKRTFTGLRDYCLILFTLDTGVRPSEALSLLPKDINLLGLEVTIRKEIAKTKSTRTVPISPLTATYLQKLIKGRLNAWGDTVPVFCSYEGKPMLETSWAHRLKKYSQQLGHSITPYSLRHSFALIYLRNGGNVFALQRTMGHADLNMTKRYLALTGEDLKREHETASPVNLFNKKRIKNI; translated from the coding sequence ATGGGAAGAACTTTAAGACTGATTGAAGTTTTAACCTGGAGGGAATATCTTTCTGAATTTATAACAGAAAAGAAAATCCAGGGTTGCCGGGAAAGAACTATTAAAGATTATCAACATCATATTCCTCGTTTCTTCAAAAATTCACCTGACTGTTTAGATGATTATTATTTACTCAGTCAAGAAGTCTCAAAGTATTTTGCCGTTTCTGATATTGCTCCAGCAACTTTCAATATAAGACGGAAATATTTAAAATGTTTCTTTTCTTACCTGGTGAAGATAGGAGTTATTCCTAATAATCCAATCGATTTCCCGGTAAGGAAGGATGAGTATAAGGCTCGAAATATTTCCCAGGAACTTTTAATGGAACTCCTCAAAAAACCTGATAAAAGAACCTTTACCGGGTTAAGAGATTACTGTCTAATTCTTTTCACCCTTGATACCGGAGTCCGTCCCAGTGAGGCCTTATCCCTTCTCCCAAAGGATATAAATCTTCTTGGCCTGGAGGTTACCATCAGAAAGGAAATAGCCAAAACTAAATCAACCCGGACCGTTCCAATCTCTCCCCTTACTGCTACCTACCTTCAGAAGTTAATAAAGGGTCGTTTGAATGCCTGGGGTGATACCGTACCAGTCTTTTGCTCCTATGAGGGAAAACCCATGCTTGAAACCTCCTGGGCTCACCGATTGAAGAAATACAGTCAACAACTTGGCCATTCAATCACCCCCTATTCTCTCCGTCATTCCTTCGCTCTAATCTACCTTCGTAATGGAGGGAATGTCTTTGCCCTTCAACGGACTATGGGCCATGCTGATTTGAATATGACAAAGAGATATTTGGCCTTGACGGGAGAAGATTTGAAGAGAGAGCATGAGACCGCTTCACCGGTTAATTTGTTTAATAAGAAGAGGATAAAGAATATTTAA
- a CDS encoding aldo/keto reductase, with product MKYRILGSTKEKVSALGFGCMRLPTIDHKPSSGEIDEAETIRMLQYAIDNGVNYIDSAYTYHNGRSEEVIGRALQDGYRKKVLLTTKMPIWLVEKSNDFDRFLHEQLSRLKTDYLDVYLLHNLKKKTFHQLLNLGIFSWAEKAIDKGLFRYFGFSCHEPFSVFKVFIDSYDRWSIAQIQYNYMNEDVQAGTKGLKYAAKKDIAVVIMEPLLGGTLANPHPEILSLLNQANPQRSPVDWALQWLWNKPEVSTVLSGMSSFTQVQQNINSANHSDVNSLRSEELDTISRAQSRYSSMNPVPCTKCGYCMPCPNQVDIPRNFELFNTALVFNQVNLNKNIYQNIFPEEMHAASCIQCGICEEKCPQNIPIREWLRKVEELLGKKEIKD from the coding sequence GTGAAATATCGAATACTCGGCTCGACAAAAGAAAAAGTCTCCGCACTTGGCTTCGGATGCATGAGACTTCCAACCATTGATCACAAGCCATCATCTGGGGAAATTGATGAAGCGGAAACCATTCGCATGCTGCAATATGCAATTGATAACGGTGTAAATTATATCGATTCCGCTTATACATACCATAACGGGAGAAGCGAAGAAGTAATTGGCAGAGCACTGCAAGATGGCTATCGGAAAAAAGTATTATTAACCACCAAAATGCCTATCTGGTTAGTGGAAAAAAGCAATGATTTCGACCGTTTTTTACATGAACAACTTAGTAGATTAAAAACTGATTATTTAGATGTTTATTTGTTACACAATCTTAAAAAGAAAACTTTTCATCAACTTCTCAACCTGGGAATATTCTCCTGGGCTGAAAAAGCAATTGATAAAGGTCTTTTTCGATATTTTGGTTTTTCCTGTCATGAACCATTTTCCGTCTTTAAGGTTTTTATTGATTCCTATGATCGTTGGTCGATAGCCCAAATTCAATATAATTATATGAATGAAGATGTCCAGGCAGGCACAAAAGGATTAAAATATGCTGCTAAAAAGGACATTGCGGTGGTAATCATGGAACCGCTTTTAGGGGGAACGTTAGCCAATCCCCATCCAGAGATTCTCTCCTTGCTAAACCAGGCTAATCCTCAACGCTCCCCTGTTGATTGGGCATTACAATGGCTTTGGAATAAACCTGAAGTTTCGACGGTACTCAGTGGAATGAGCTCCTTTACACAGGTTCAACAAAACATAAACAGCGCGAATCATTCTGATGTCAATTCTCTTCGTTCTGAGGAACTGGATACTATATCAAGAGCACAGTCAAGATATTCTTCCATGAATCCAGTTCCCTGTACCAAATGCGGTTATTGTATGCCCTGCCCCAATCAAGTGGACATTCCACGTAATTTTGAATTGTTCAACACCGCTTTGGTTTTTAATCAAGTCAATTTAAATAAAAATATTTATCAAAACATTTTTCCCGAAGAAATGCATGCTGCTTCTTGTATTCAATGTGGAATATGTGAAGAAAAGTGTCCCCAAAATATTCCAATTCGAGAATGGCTCCGGAAGGTTGAAGAGTTACTGGGTAAAAAAGAAATTAAGGATTAA
- a CDS encoding IS4 family transposase, which yields MKTPLLSGRIDLRKKTNHHKERGVFMTILPENLKNERTLLPMFSSFMKEFKVNQLFRKCHMNKKKGFPVKDVFQMIFLLVFTQKNVAGLLQSRHPLFQGKKDTLYRFLHKTSGSWRKLLFLLSTKVVSEALLPFTSLKRYTWVVDDSPYERPRSLKVEGLSRFYDHAQGRFSRGFRMLTLGLTDGATFIPFAFSLLSSHQKENQLCPMDASIDGRSKRAHLRKESQEKAPDVFFNLLDGALKHCPLVSTILFDSWFSFPALIRKCALRGLSVVCMLKNTPKIYYSFGGKVLSLSSLFNRIQKRPQGPILGSCVINLNLTDNPLYARIVLVRSEKQKNQWLALLSTDLSLSEDEIVTLYGKRWDIEVFFKMVKSVLKLTREFQVRSYDALVSHTSIVFIRYIMLAVIARRNTDPRTFGELFYACYDEIQDITLMEALTLLLELLKTTIKQILVLSEEKVKELLIYFVNSLPAWLREKVLLLNCES from the coding sequence ATGAAAACACCCCTCCTTTCTGGTAGAATTGACTTAAGGAAAAAAACCAATCACCACAAAGAGAGAGGTGTCTTCATGACTATCCTACCAGAAAATTTGAAAAATGAAAGGACCTTGTTACCCATGTTTTCCTCCTTTATGAAGGAGTTTAAAGTGAACCAACTGTTTCGAAAATGCCATATGAACAAAAAGAAAGGGTTCCCAGTCAAAGACGTCTTTCAGATGATCTTTCTCCTAGTCTTTACTCAGAAAAACGTTGCTGGTCTTCTCCAATCTCGACATCCCCTTTTCCAAGGAAAGAAAGACACTCTTTACCGTTTCCTCCACAAGACCAGTGGGAGCTGGCGAAAATTGCTCTTTCTTTTGAGTACCAAAGTAGTCTCTGAAGCGCTCCTTCCTTTTACCAGTTTGAAACGCTACACCTGGGTGGTGGATGATTCCCCCTATGAACGGCCTCGGAGCTTGAAAGTTGAAGGGCTCTCTCGATTCTATGATCACGCCCAAGGACGGTTCAGTCGGGGTTTCAGAATGCTCACTTTAGGACTCACCGATGGTGCTACATTCATTCCCTTTGCTTTTTCATTGTTAAGTTCTCACCAAAAAGAAAACCAGCTCTGTCCCATGGATGCCTCCATTGATGGGCGGAGCAAAAGAGCTCACCTTCGGAAAGAATCCCAAGAAAAAGCTCCAGATGTCTTCTTCAACCTCCTGGATGGAGCCTTGAAACACTGTCCTTTGGTCTCAACTATTCTCTTTGATAGTTGGTTCAGTTTTCCAGCCCTCATCCGCAAATGTGCTCTTCGCGGATTATCAGTGGTGTGCATGCTCAAAAACACCCCAAAAATTTACTATTCTTTTGGTGGAAAAGTTCTTTCTCTTTCCTCTCTTTTCAACCGGATTCAGAAAAGACCACAGGGTCCGATCCTTGGATCTTGTGTGATTAATCTCAATTTGACTGATAACCCCCTGTATGCCCGCATCGTCTTGGTCCGAAGTGAAAAACAAAAAAACCAGTGGCTGGCACTGCTTTCAACCGATCTGTCTCTTTCTGAAGACGAGATCGTCACCCTCTATGGGAAACGCTGGGATATCGAGGTTTTCTTCAAGATGGTGAAATCGGTCTTGAAACTCACTCGAGAATTTCAGGTTCGATCCTATGATGCTCTGGTATCCCATACCAGTATCGTCTTTATCCGCTATATCATGCTCGCGGTTATTGCCCGGAGAAACACCGATCCCCGAACCTTTGGCGAGCTTTTCTATGCCTGCTATGATGAAATTCAGGATATCACTCTTATGGAAGCACTCACTCTTCTTCTTGAGCTCCTGAAGACGACCATCAAACAGATTCTTGTCCTTTCAGAAGAAAAAGTCAAAGAGCTACTCATCTATTTTGTAAATAGTCTTCCAGCATGGTTGAGAGAAAAAGTGCTATTATTGAACTGCGAAAGTTGA
- a CDS encoding AAA family ATPase produces MDNKKEIIETLKALYSSNSVIELRIPKSKYGLVSGYFNDFNLLAEAVMKFDGKVAGIYITLNIVNPDLLYRAKNKLKFGREANPTTSDQDITEISWLPMDFDPVRPSDISSNDEEHEKALAKAQEVREWLTVQGWPTPIFSDSGNGGHLIYPVKLPNDQESRKLIEKCLKALDFLFSDEVVKIDTKVGNPGRIWKLYGTISAKGENSPERPWRRSRIIETPEKLIPVTRKQLEKLAGFLPESPRGKVNGSIDIERWLDEHNIKVSKIKNWNDGILYELEECPWNPEHKRTAYIIQFSSGGIAAKCFHNSCSEENWWTLRDMLEPGWRKNKPEKNQDDNPISYLSVNDILAQEKDIIPLWGNMLFSEAVHILVANTGVGKTTLIYNLIIHAANGDEFLGAQFSRPLKVLYLTLKPPGLSEAISSKR; encoded by the coding sequence ATGGACAATAAAAAAGAAATAATTGAAACCCTAAAAGCCCTCTACTCTTCCAATTCAGTTATTGAATTGCGAATTCCCAAATCAAAATATGGTCTGGTGAGCGGTTATTTCAATGACTTCAACCTCCTGGCCGAAGCAGTAATGAAATTTGATGGGAAAGTTGCCGGAATTTATATCACCCTTAACATAGTTAATCCAGACCTTCTATATCGGGCTAAGAACAAGTTGAAGTTTGGCCGGGAAGCCAATCCTACCACCAGTGACCAAGATATTACTGAAATTAGTTGGTTACCCATGGATTTCGACCCGGTCCGGCCTTCTGATATTTCAAGTAACGATGAAGAACATGAAAAAGCATTGGCAAAGGCACAGGAGGTAAGGGAATGGCTGACCGTTCAAGGATGGCCAACCCCTATTTTTTCAGATTCAGGAAACGGAGGCCATTTGATTTATCCGGTCAAACTTCCCAATGACCAAGAAAGCCGAAAGCTAATAGAAAAGTGCTTAAAGGCCTTGGACTTTCTATTCTCTGATGAGGTGGTCAAAATTGATACTAAAGTTGGGAATCCAGGGAGAATTTGGAAACTGTATGGCACAATAAGCGCTAAGGGCGAAAACTCTCCAGAACGACCCTGGAGACGGTCAAGAATAATTGAAACCCCAGAAAAGTTAATCCCTGTAACCCGTAAGCAATTGGAGAAATTAGCCGGTTTTCTTCCTGAGTCCCCAAGAGGTAAGGTTAATGGAAGTATTGATATTGAACGATGGTTAGATGAACACAACATTAAGGTATCCAAAATTAAAAACTGGAACGATGGAATCCTTTATGAACTTGAAGAATGTCCTTGGAATCCGGAGCATAAACGGACAGCATACATTATCCAATTTTCCAGCGGTGGAATAGCTGCAAAATGTTTCCATAATAGCTGTAGTGAAGAAAATTGGTGGACCCTTAGAGACATGTTGGAACCTGGATGGAGGAAGAATAAGCCGGAGAAAAACCAAGATGATAACCCTATCTCATATCTTTCTGTTAACGATATTTTAGCCCAGGAAAAGGACATCATCCCTCTTTGGGGAAATATGCTTTTTTCTGAAGCGGTCCATATACTTGTTGCTAATACTGGGGTTGGGAAAACTACCTTAATTTATAATCTCATTATTCATGCTGCAAATGGTGATGAGTTCCTGGGTGCTCAATTCTCAAGGCCTTTGAAGGTACTCTATTTGACTTTGAAACCCCCCGGGCTCTCCGAGGCCATAAGCTCAAAGCGATAA
- a CDS encoding transposase — MRNIVVHIPHKEKESIALNSKQIWYQPDQESAKRVVLLVIQEYRDRFPQAIALLEEGLEDSLQFLAFPHLDQRKISSTNSLERIHKEIRRRTRVVGIFPTTDSYLRLVTSYLIEYTEDWMRSKKYISSEAITEQQAELLKIA; from the coding sequence ATGCGAAATATAGTGGTCCATATCCCCCATAAAGAAAAAGAATCCATAGCCCTCAACTCAAAACAAATCTGGTACCAGCCTGACCAAGAGAGTGCGAAACGGGTTGTTCTGTTGGTCATCCAGGAATACCGAGATCGCTTTCCTCAAGCCATTGCTCTTTTAGAGGAAGGACTGGAAGATTCCTTACAATTCCTGGCTTTTCCTCACCTTGACCAACGAAAGATCTCTTCGACCAACTCACTCGAGCGGATTCACAAAGAGATTCGTCGTCGAACCCGAGTGGTAGGGATCTTTCCTACCACCGATTCCTATCTCCGGTTGGTCACCAGTTATCTCATTGAGTATACTGAAGATTGGATGAGGAGTAAAAAGTATATCAGCTCTGAGGCGATTACCGAGCAACAAGCAGAGCTTCTAAAGATAGCCTAA